A portion of the Chondrinema litorale genome contains these proteins:
- a CDS encoding SMI1/KNR4 family protein has protein sequence MKQTSHTGFWDNSDYALKNYVCEPLTMELLMSVEDELGYKLPQFYIEMMKNQNGGLPVNTCFPTESSNSWAGDHVAITGIFGIGRDKPYSLCGNGGSQFMIEEWGYPEIGICICDCPSAGHDMIMLDYRKCGKDGEPQVVHVDQEGDYRITFVAETFEEFVRGLVNWEVFDTSEADLKNKLHAIETGRYSDRLQDLLTKEGAFGEQMSNQLRKLLIELTTQKGYFALHADALSYLVYDVQFYLFAKHQIVKTGEQ, from the coding sequence ATGAAACAAACTAGCCATACAGGATTTTGGGACAATTCAGATTATGCACTAAAAAATTATGTGTGTGAACCGCTAACAATGGAATTACTCATGTCTGTAGAAGATGAACTGGGGTATAAATTGCCACAGTTTTACATCGAGATGATGAAAAACCAGAATGGAGGTTTGCCTGTAAATACCTGTTTTCCAACAGAATCTTCAAACTCTTGGGCTGGTGATCACGTGGCTATTACTGGCATTTTCGGAATAGGTAGAGACAAGCCTTATTCTTTATGTGGAAATGGTGGAAGCCAGTTTATGATTGAAGAGTGGGGTTATCCTGAAATTGGAATTTGTATTTGCGATTGCCCATCGGCTGGCCACGATATGATTATGCTCGATTATAGAAAGTGTGGTAAAGATGGCGAGCCTCAGGTTGTTCATGTAGATCAGGAAGGAGACTATAGAATCACTTTTGTAGCAGAAACCTTTGAAGAGTTTGTGAGAGGTCTGGTAAATTGGGAGGTTTTTGATACCTCAGAAGCAGATTTGAAAAATAAACTCCATGCTATCGAAACCGGCAGATACTCTGATAGATTACAAGATTTACTAACAAAAGAAGGTGCATTTGGTGAGCAAATGAGCAATCAGTTGCGTAAGCTTCTTATCGAACTAACAACACAAAAAGGATATTTTGCACTGCATGCAGATGCACTTTCTTATCTGGTTTACGATGTGCAATTTTATTTATTTGCTAAGCATCAGATAGTTAAAACTGGAGAACAATAG
- a CDS encoding glycoside hydrolase family 13 protein, with protein sequence MKTLFYLFLASMVIFSCSDKSAENTKEETASTKLDKKPGWWKEGVIYQIYPRSFKDTDGDGIGDLKGIIQKLDYIKSLGVDMVWLNPIYSSPNADNGYDISDYRNIMDEFGTMEDFDIMLKGMHDRGIKFVMDVVVNHSSDQHEWFKQSRSSRDNPYRDYYHWWPAERGKPNYRYSLFDAKGEAWKYDSLTNAYYLHYFSQQQPDLNWENPKVRQEVYDVMKFWADKGVDGFRLDAFQYVAKDTTFPALPEGYEKEVIKYYGMGPNLHDYLREMNEDVLSKYEVFAVSEGAGSTFEDAHSLVDADRKELQMVYHFEGMDVGNSLDRYKLAEFKKVYSKWDSAFSEKGWLSIFLANHDVARMVSKFGNDSPEYRAASSKMLNTFILSMRGTPYCYYGDELGMTNIDFEKIEQYQDIAAQNSFIKAKSEGADMEAFMETLNFLSRDNGRTPMQWDATENAGFTAGTPWLPVNNNYQEINVTAQDKDPNSCLNYFRKMVAFRKNNPILVYGDYELELPDDEQIFAYTRTQDDKKLLILLNFSTEQATTNISERFNLKQEPVINNYPSVSMEDTSLVLEPYQALIFEVEKSL encoded by the coding sequence ATGAAAACACTTTTTTACCTGTTTCTAGCCAGTATGGTTATTTTTAGTTGTAGTGATAAAAGTGCCGAAAATACGAAAGAAGAAACGGCTAGTACAAAGTTGGATAAAAAGCCCGGTTGGTGGAAAGAAGGTGTTATTTATCAAATCTATCCACGGAGTTTTAAAGATACGGATGGTGATGGAATTGGCGATTTGAAAGGCATTATCCAAAAGCTAGATTATATAAAAAGTTTGGGTGTAGACATGGTTTGGCTCAATCCGATTTACAGCTCACCAAATGCAGATAATGGCTACGATATTAGCGATTATAGAAACATTATGGATGAGTTTGGTACTATGGAAGATTTCGATATTATGCTAAAAGGCATGCATGATAGAGGAATTAAATTTGTGATGGATGTAGTGGTTAATCACAGTAGCGACCAACACGAGTGGTTCAAGCAATCGCGAAGTTCCAGAGATAATCCATACCGCGATTATTACCATTGGTGGCCTGCCGAAAGAGGTAAACCCAATTACCGATATAGTTTGTTCGATGCAAAAGGCGAGGCTTGGAAATACGATTCGCTCACAAATGCCTATTATCTCCATTACTTCTCGCAGCAACAGCCAGATTTAAATTGGGAGAATCCTAAAGTTAGGCAAGAAGTGTATGATGTTATGAAATTCTGGGCAGACAAAGGAGTTGATGGATTCCGTCTCGATGCATTTCAATATGTGGCAAAAGATACTACTTTTCCGGCTTTGCCAGAAGGGTATGAGAAAGAGGTGATCAAATACTATGGAATGGGTCCAAATCTGCACGATTATTTGCGAGAAATGAATGAGGATGTATTGAGTAAATATGAAGTATTTGCGGTTTCAGAAGGAGCGGGAAGTACTTTTGAAGATGCACACTCACTAGTAGATGCAGACCGAAAAGAATTGCAAATGGTTTATCATTTTGAAGGGATGGACGTGGGTAATAGCTTAGATAGATACAAACTTGCCGAGTTTAAAAAAGTCTACTCCAAATGGGATTCTGCCTTCTCAGAAAAAGGTTGGCTTTCTATTTTTCTGGCAAATCACGATGTGGCAAGAATGGTTTCTAAGTTTGGTAACGATAGTCCCGAATACCGAGCAGCTTCATCAAAAATGCTCAATACTTTTATTCTAAGCATGCGCGGTACGCCTTATTGTTATTATGGAGATGAGTTGGGCATGACCAATATCGATTTTGAAAAAATTGAGCAATATCAAGACATTGCAGCACAGAATAGTTTCATAAAAGCAAAGTCTGAAGGTGCTGATATGGAAGCATTTATGGAGACTTTAAACTTTCTTTCAAGAGATAATGGCCGAACTCCCATGCAGTGGGATGCCACCGAAAATGCAGGCTTTACTGCAGGAACTCCCTGGCTACCAGTTAATAATAATTATCAGGAGATTAATGTTACCGCCCAAGATAAAGACCCGAATAGCTGTTTAAACTATTTTAGAAAAATGGTGGCATTTCGTAAAAACAATCCGATTTTGGTCTATGGTGACTACGAATTAGAACTTCCTGATGATGAACAGATATTTGCTTACACCAGAACACAAGACGATAAAAAACTCTTGATTTTACTTAACTTTTCAACAGAACAAGCTACCACCAATATTTCAGAAAGGTTTAATCTAAAGCAAGAGCCAGTTATCAATAACTATCCATCTGTGAGTATGGAAGATACAAGTCTTGTGTTAGAACCCTATCAAGCATTAATTTTCGAAGTTGAAAAGAGTTTATGA
- a CDS encoding DUF4132 domain-containing protein yields the protein MGLFDRLFSKKNSGDTQTENVKSLETEMLDLLLDWFAAAGVSQDQFQESFYEPVMEIFLAKDSFKWHLENETEKTKQKLYITLAGLYLANKTVDNRYLKQFLEIFLDRNFNSYLVTDFVKGYNSESLFNEHPEVKNIFIVGSNLFQLCHAIHVKADVNFSYISGSTNFLGAQKYVANNQIFEKVFKYVCAQKFDEKVFFLLEVANHQSYRRRQADETPINYYEKEIENALFEAVEEINADNKFKLNYEILLDYQQTLLSVEKTELWKNTDYKKRKYLKLKDFEDVQSFIKKHQKQAAEVIENLCYIFNFKYVTSDLYKLYAEVFNQLIKATEISANHLYKLISASYKTSNYVFVMENLITPLFEPISKKTFYEHPVVSAYEYFIYQHANNSGYEKGMELLKAVCNSIENEEEREFTKMKYNLAISTTNVYFDRNPFYLNLDKKAQQTKVIQSIIDQLNMILPTALKSIKNVNYYGYDNDYFFTIKIDGEDKKINFDVVGDINAVLAEKKTGYRMLPIPVISYQNDKTTKQYRVSLAFFNYTQLELLKNYVDVNFSEFEEKSIYQETEFVNKNAPALYKLKPLKPQLVNDASVANKFTTDTNWSWFRDTYTSTLSSSDKWDELMAVIIECSGTKKPNKKWFAELQNEIEKFGKEQYFKELSVIMPSSLKEDFWFFDNYTTALKGIIWSCTYKMSDTAAAIVSNIVKAAYTKIPGIGPRSASMGNLGLLALATSGDDRAFGMLNMLRNKTKYQRFVKAIDKHLEIFTAHSDTDSELLADKSIPKMGFEHNTKTISVAEYQVVFKLEKQKLTKVWLDEKGKETKTTPTDFKENHAKLLKEVTEEFKQINAIFKDAKLRIETYWKYNRTWTGKDWLEYIYTHPFMNQWIQGLIWTNETSKEDFIIRENELVKLDGEIAKIEETDQISLWHPVTASEENITAWQNKVWKDKIEQPVRQAYREHYPFSKTESQMTASPRFAHHFLEVRKLMAIANNTGWIFTYVHEDVNWPRVYIKQLDITAHIKCDYNRSDVSIPTKELMITKGDSTKISYGSKLEALKFETIPTKALSEICRDIDLFIATTSVAHNPELSEKTELLGGYREDFVMGQFSENGNSKIRKQILGQLIPLLKINSSGFEGNFFIVNGKINSYKINLGSGFVQIKNSQKHINLMPDVSKLKKKAILPIKDDETLYIILAKALFLQNDDQITDEKLLSAIKPV from the coding sequence ATGGGCTTATTTGATAGACTTTTCAGCAAGAAAAACTCTGGTGATACACAAACCGAAAATGTGAAGTCGCTAGAAACAGAAATGCTAGATTTATTACTAGATTGGTTTGCAGCTGCTGGTGTTTCGCAAGATCAATTTCAAGAATCTTTTTACGAACCAGTAATGGAAATTTTTTTAGCAAAAGATTCATTTAAATGGCATTTAGAGAACGAAACTGAAAAGACTAAGCAGAAATTATACATTACACTTGCGGGGCTTTACCTTGCCAATAAAACCGTTGATAACCGATATTTAAAGCAGTTTCTAGAGATATTTTTAGATAGAAATTTTAATTCTTATCTCGTTACAGATTTTGTAAAAGGATATAATTCTGAATCATTATTTAATGAGCATCCAGAAGTTAAAAACATATTTATTGTAGGTTCTAATTTGTTTCAGCTTTGCCATGCAATACATGTAAAAGCAGATGTTAATTTCAGTTATATAAGTGGGTCTACTAACTTTTTGGGGGCACAAAAATATGTAGCTAATAATCAGATTTTCGAAAAGGTTTTCAAATACGTTTGTGCGCAAAAGTTCGATGAGAAAGTCTTCTTTTTGCTAGAAGTAGCCAATCATCAATCTTACAGAAGAAGGCAGGCTGATGAAACACCTATCAACTATTACGAAAAAGAGATTGAGAATGCCCTGTTTGAAGCTGTAGAAGAAATTAATGCAGACAATAAATTTAAGTTGAACTATGAGATTTTGCTGGATTATCAGCAGACTTTGCTATCTGTCGAAAAAACTGAGCTTTGGAAAAACACAGACTATAAAAAGAGAAAATATTTAAAGCTTAAAGATTTCGAAGATGTTCAAAGTTTCATTAAAAAACATCAGAAACAAGCGGCTGAAGTGATTGAAAATTTATGCTACATTTTCAATTTTAAATATGTAACTAGCGATTTGTACAAGCTCTATGCAGAGGTTTTCAATCAACTTATAAAAGCAACTGAAATTAGTGCTAATCACTTATATAAGTTGATTAGTGCAAGTTACAAGACTTCGAATTATGTGTTTGTAATGGAAAATTTGATTACTCCTTTATTCGAACCAATTAGCAAAAAGACATTTTACGAGCATCCAGTAGTAAGTGCTTATGAGTATTTTATTTATCAGCATGCCAACAATTCGGGTTACGAAAAAGGGATGGAATTGCTCAAAGCAGTTTGTAATTCTATTGAAAATGAAGAAGAGCGCGAGTTTACCAAAATGAAATACAACTTGGCGATTTCAACTACAAATGTGTATTTCGATAGAAATCCATTTTACCTCAATCTGGATAAAAAAGCCCAACAAACCAAAGTAATTCAGTCGATTATAGATCAACTCAATATGATCTTGCCAACGGCACTAAAATCAATTAAAAATGTAAATTATTATGGCTACGATAATGATTACTTTTTTACCATAAAGATAGATGGTGAAGACAAGAAAATCAATTTTGATGTAGTAGGGGATATCAATGCCGTATTAGCTGAGAAAAAGACTGGTTATAGAATGCTACCGATACCAGTAATCTCTTATCAGAATGATAAAACAACTAAGCAATATAGAGTCTCATTAGCATTTTTTAATTATACACAATTAGAGCTACTCAAAAATTATGTAGATGTTAATTTTAGTGAGTTCGAAGAAAAAAGTATTTACCAAGAAACTGAGTTCGTCAATAAGAATGCTCCAGCATTATACAAACTAAAACCTTTGAAACCCCAATTGGTAAATGATGCATCTGTAGCGAATAAGTTTACTACAGATACAAACTGGTCTTGGTTTAGAGATACATACACTTCCACATTAAGCAGCAGCGACAAATGGGATGAACTGATGGCTGTAATTATTGAATGTTCAGGCACAAAAAAGCCCAACAAAAAATGGTTTGCAGAACTCCAAAATGAGATTGAGAAGTTTGGAAAGGAGCAGTATTTTAAAGAGTTGTCTGTAATTATGCCTTCGTCTTTAAAAGAAGATTTCTGGTTTTTTGATAACTACACCACTGCGCTAAAAGGGATTATCTGGTCTTGTACATACAAAATGAGTGATACCGCCGCAGCCATTGTGAGTAATATTGTAAAGGCTGCTTATACCAAAATTCCAGGTATTGGACCAAGGTCGGCAAGCATGGGTAATTTGGGATTATTAGCTTTAGCAACTAGTGGAGACGATCGCGCTTTTGGTATGCTCAATATGCTGAGAAATAAAACTAAGTACCAGCGATTTGTAAAAGCTATAGATAAACACTTAGAGATTTTTACGGCTCATTCTGATACTGATTCGGAGTTATTGGCTGATAAATCTATACCTAAAATGGGTTTTGAGCATAATACGAAAACTATTTCAGTGGCTGAATACCAAGTGGTTTTTAAGTTGGAAAAACAGAAATTGACTAAAGTTTGGTTGGATGAAAAAGGCAAAGAAACCAAAACAACACCAACAGATTTTAAAGAAAACCATGCAAAATTACTAAAAGAAGTAACAGAGGAGTTTAAGCAGATAAATGCCATTTTTAAAGATGCCAAACTAAGAATAGAGACTTATTGGAAATACAACAGAACTTGGACTGGCAAAGACTGGCTCGAATATATCTATACGCATCCATTTATGAACCAGTGGATACAAGGTTTAATCTGGACAAATGAAACTTCGAAAGAAGATTTTATTATCAGAGAAAATGAGTTGGTAAAACTAGATGGAGAGATTGCTAAAATTGAAGAAACCGACCAGATTTCACTTTGGCACCCAGTAACTGCGAGTGAAGAGAATATAACAGCATGGCAAAACAAAGTTTGGAAAGATAAAATTGAGCAACCAGTTAGACAGGCATATCGCGAGCATTACCCTTTCTCTAAAACGGAATCTCAGATGACAGCCTCACCAAGGTTTGCCCATCACTTTTTGGAGGTGAGAAAACTGATGGCAATTGCCAATAATACTGGTTGGATTTTTACCTATGTACATGAGGATGTAAACTGGCCAAGGGTTTATATAAAACAGCTAGATATTACCGCACATATCAAATGCGATTATAATAGGTCTGATGTTTCAATACCGACCAAAGAGCTTATGATTACCAAAGGAGATAGCACCAAGATATCTTATGGCAGCAAGTTGGAAGCCTTGAAGTTTGAGACAATTCCTACTAAAGCTTTATCTGAAATATGTAGAGATATTGATTTATTTATTGCGACAACCAGTGTGGCGCACAATCCAGAACTTTCAGAAAAAACGGAATTATTAGGCGGTTACAGAGAAGACTTTGTAATGGGGCAATTCTCTGAAAATGGGAATTCGAAAATCAGAAAACAGATTCTAGGGCAATTGATTCCATTGTTAAAAATCAATTCTTCTGGTTTTGAAGGTAATTTCTTTATCGTAAATGGTAAGATCAATTCTTATAAAATCAATTTAGGAAGTGGTTTTGTGCAAATCAAAAATAGCCAGAAACATATCAATCTAATGCCAGATGTTTCTAAGCTAAAGAAGAAAGCCATTTTGCCAATCAAAGACGATGAAACGCTCTACATCATATTAGCAAAAGCATTATTCCTTCAAAACGATGACCAGATCACGGATGAAAAATTACTAAGTGCGATTAAGCCAGTTTAG
- a CDS encoding NAD(P)-dependent alcohol dehydrogenase, with the protein MKAIVYENYGSPEVFNLVEMEKPVPKDNEVLVAIKASTATAPDAQMRKGTPYIGRLYTGINGPKRKIPGYEFAGEVVAIGENVKQLKTGDLVFGGSTTLGCYAEYKCIAEDDLILKIPPKLSFEDVVPLSNSAVTALNFLKIAKIKAGQKILIIGASGAVGSYAVQIVNNYGADVSAVCSTQNLSWVKSLGVDKVFDYKQGPIQQQVYKQKFDIVFDAVGKYSFSTSKNMLSATGCFLTVNLSFALLGNMIWTSILSKKKVIFTATGAASVANRIQLLKEVLQMAENGKLKSMIDKGYSIQQCIEAHKYVDTGRKSGNVVITI; encoded by the coding sequence ATGAAAGCAATTGTATATGAAAATTACGGATCACCAGAAGTATTCAACCTAGTTGAAATGGAAAAACCTGTTCCCAAAGACAATGAAGTTTTAGTTGCCATAAAAGCTTCTACTGCGACAGCTCCTGATGCACAAATGCGAAAAGGAACGCCTTATATTGGAAGGTTGTACACTGGCATAAATGGTCCTAAAAGAAAAATTCCCGGTTACGAATTTGCAGGCGAAGTGGTAGCAATAGGCGAAAATGTAAAGCAATTAAAAACTGGTGATTTGGTATTTGGAGGCTCTACCACTTTAGGTTGTTATGCTGAATATAAATGCATTGCAGAAGATGATTTGATTTTAAAAATACCACCTAAATTATCTTTTGAAGATGTTGTTCCACTTTCTAATAGTGCAGTTACAGCCTTAAACTTTTTGAAAATCGCTAAGATTAAAGCAGGTCAGAAAATCTTGATTATTGGTGCATCAGGAGCTGTTGGTTCCTATGCTGTACAAATTGTCAATAATTATGGTGCAGATGTAAGCGCAGTTTGTAGTACGCAAAACCTCAGTTGGGTAAAATCTCTGGGTGTAGACAAAGTTTTTGATTACAAACAAGGTCCAATTCAACAACAAGTTTACAAGCAAAAATTTGATATCGTTTTTGATGCAGTTGGAAAATATAGCTTTAGCACAAGTAAAAATATGCTTTCAGCAACTGGTTGTTTCTTAACAGTTAATTTGAGTTTTGCACTGTTAGGTAACATGATCTGGACATCTATTTTGAGCAAAAAGAAAGTGATTTTTACTGCTACGGGTGCAGCTTCTGTAGCAAACAGAATACAATTGCTGAAAGAAGTTTTACAAATGGCTGAAAACGGAAAGCTAAAATCAATGATTGATAAAGGTTATTCCATTCAGCAATGTATAGAAGCTCACAAATATGTAGATACTGGCCGCAAATCTGGAAATGTTGTCATCACCATATAA
- a CDS encoding dihydrofolate reductase family protein, which yields MRKIVYYVACSLDGYISGLDDDISGFVGEGNGVEKYLKDLADYDIVIMGKKTYEFGYKYGLKPGQLAYPHMSHYIFSNSLKFESKDPKLHLRDVDINEIKKLKEESGSDIYLCGGGVFAGWLLKHKQIDLLKIKLNPFILGNGVRLFGNSDRTVQLDLLDTAEYEKGLQIMTYQIKY from the coding sequence ATGAGAAAGATAGTATATTACGTAGCCTGTTCTTTAGATGGGTATATTTCAGGTTTAGATGATGATATAAGTGGATTTGTGGGAGAAGGCAATGGCGTTGAAAAATACCTGAAAGATCTCGCCGATTACGACATAGTAATTATGGGAAAGAAAACCTATGAGTTTGGTTATAAATACGGACTTAAACCCGGTCAACTGGCTTATCCTCACATGAGCCATTATATTTTTTCAAACTCCCTCAAATTTGAAAGTAAAGACCCTAAACTCCATTTACGAGATGTCGACATCAACGAAATTAAAAAACTGAAGGAAGAATCTGGATCAGATATTTATCTATGCGGTGGTGGTGTATTTGCTGGTTGGCTTCTAAAACATAAGCAAATCGATTTGCTTAAAATCAAACTCAATCCATTTATACTCGGCAATGGAGTAAGGCTATTTGGCAATTCAGATAGAACAGTGCAATTAGATTTACTCGATACTGCGGAGTATGAAAAAGGTTTGCAGATAATGACTTATCAGATAAAGTATTAA
- a CDS encoding Crp/Fnr family transcriptional regulator has product MPHSDLKDKLINYFLKFAELTQEEKQAIADSANILEFKKGTVLLEQGQISKEIYFVLKGCVREFYVIEGEEKTSNFFTEEQWVISLKSNTHKTPADHFYDCLEYCTLLVADEEKYNPMYEAFPRFERISIDILQHEFAVQQDMQATYVTNSAEQRYLNLLKNRPDLLQRVPQYQLASFIGVKPETLSRIRRRLAAK; this is encoded by the coding sequence ATGCCGCATTCAGATTTGAAAGATAAACTGATTAATTATTTTCTGAAATTCGCAGAGCTTACTCAAGAGGAGAAACAAGCTATTGCTGATAGTGCTAATATTCTGGAGTTTAAAAAAGGGACTGTTTTATTAGAGCAAGGGCAAATTAGTAAAGAAATTTATTTTGTTCTAAAAGGCTGTGTAAGAGAGTTTTATGTGATAGAAGGAGAGGAGAAGACTTCTAATTTTTTCACAGAAGAGCAGTGGGTTATTTCATTGAAGAGTAATACTCATAAAACACCAGCAGATCACTTTTACGACTGTTTAGAATATTGTACTTTGCTAGTTGCCGATGAAGAAAAATACAATCCGATGTACGAAGCCTTTCCAAGATTCGAGCGTATTTCGATAGATATTTTACAGCATGAATTTGCAGTGCAGCAAGATATGCAAGCTACATATGTTACAAATTCCGCTGAACAACGCTATCTGAACCTATTAAAAAACAGGCCTGATCTCCTGCAAAGGGTTCCTCAATATCAGCTAGCCAGTTTTATTGGAGTTAAACCAGAAACGCTAAGTCGTATAAGAAGAAGACTTGCCGCAAAATAA
- a CDS encoding HAD family hydrolase, with the protein MKPVKNIIFDLGGVLMDWNPEYLFNSLFEDKNKMQWFLENVCNSEWNVQQDAGRSFAEAVNILIDKHPEYEKEIKAYDEQWETTIKGTFPEAVDALEKLAASGKYRIFALTNWSAEKFPLVRNKYAFYDLFEDILVSGEEKLIKPDPEIFKLAISRFEIEPTESLFIDDNLKNIEAAQKMGFQVIHYKGTEDLNKFPKY; encoded by the coding sequence ATGAAGCCAGTTAAAAATATCATATTCGATTTGGGTGGAGTTTTAATGGATTGGAATCCGGAATATCTGTTTAACTCTTTGTTTGAGGATAAAAACAAGATGCAATGGTTTCTTGAGAATGTATGCAATTCTGAATGGAATGTGCAGCAAGATGCAGGCAGATCATTTGCAGAAGCAGTAAATATCCTCATCGATAAACATCCAGAATATGAAAAAGAAATAAAGGCCTATGATGAGCAGTGGGAAACTACAATAAAAGGTACTTTTCCAGAAGCAGTAGATGCTTTGGAAAAACTGGCTGCTTCTGGTAAATATAGAATTTTTGCACTTACCAATTGGTCTGCAGAAAAGTTTCCACTTGTAAGGAACAAATATGCCTTTTATGATCTTTTTGAAGATATACTGGTTTCTGGTGAAGAAAAACTGATTAAGCCAGACCCAGAGATTTTCAAACTGGCAATTAGCCGATTTGAAATTGAACCTACAGAAAGCTTATTTATAGATGATAACCTGAAAAATATAGAAGCAGCTCAAAAAATGGGCTTTCAGGTAATTCATTACAAAGGAACTGAAGATTTAAATAAATTCCCTAAATATTAA
- a CDS encoding adenylate kinase family protein, with amino-acid sequence MEILIITGPPYSGKGTQCDILKEQLDFTHISTGDRCRSEKQNKTEIGKIMSAYEEKGDLVPDSIMKDLFSQILDENKDKNGIILDGYPRTKSQVDDLIDLTNAKNLQIGKVLNIEVPKEELLKRAKKRAETSTRKDDKDASIHLKRIDVFESSTKPAVEYMKTKLKVDSFNGLGSVDDITDRIKSCL; translated from the coding sequence ATGGAAATATTAATTATAACAGGACCTCCATACTCTGGAAAAGGAACACAATGCGACATATTAAAAGAGCAGCTTGATTTCACCCATATTTCTACAGGAGATAGATGCAGAAGTGAAAAGCAAAATAAAACTGAAATTGGTAAAATTATGTCGGCTTATGAGGAAAAAGGAGACTTAGTTCCTGATTCAATCATGAAAGATCTTTTTAGTCAGATTTTAGATGAAAATAAAGATAAGAATGGAATTATTCTCGATGGTTATCCTAGAACGAAATCTCAAGTTGATGATCTTATTGATTTGACAAATGCTAAGAACTTGCAAATTGGTAAGGTCTTAAATATAGAAGTTCCAAAAGAAGAACTGCTAAAAAGGGCAAAGAAAAGAGCTGAAACTTCAACCAGAAAAGATGATAAGGATGCTAGTATCCATTTAAAAAGAATCGATGTTTTTGAAAGTTCAACTAAACCTGCTGTTGAGTATATGAAAACTAAGTTAAAAGTAGATTCTTTTAATGGCTTAGGTTCTGTGGATGATATAACTGATAGAATTAAATCCTGTTTGTGA
- a CDS encoding HAD family hydrolase, which produces MKKIKAVIFDLDGTIANTLPLAVKAFRKAIEPLINRYVTDEEIYATFGPTEEGTIKALIPDHYDEGVEGYLSNYESLHSTCPEPFEGITELLNYLKEHDIKTAMVTGKGRRSADISLEYFKLTPFFEILETGSVEGPIKPKGIRNVLEAFPEIAKDEIIYVGDAPSDITACKEVGIPIVAAAWAETVEPDKLIPLKPDYIYYKVSDFVEWLKANI; this is translated from the coding sequence ATGAAAAAAATCAAAGCAGTAATATTCGATTTGGATGGCACCATTGCGAATACATTACCACTGGCTGTTAAGGCATTTAGAAAAGCCATTGAGCCATTAATCAACCGCTATGTGACAGACGAAGAAATTTATGCGACCTTTGGCCCCACTGAAGAAGGTACGATCAAAGCCTTAATTCCTGATCATTACGATGAAGGTGTAGAAGGTTACTTGTCTAATTATGAATCTTTACACTCAACCTGTCCAGAACCATTCGAAGGTATTACAGAACTGCTCAATTATTTAAAAGAGCATGATATTAAAACAGCTATGGTTACTGGAAAAGGCAGACGTAGCGCAGATATTTCTCTGGAATACTTTAAGCTAACTCCATTTTTTGAAATACTAGAAACTGGTTCTGTAGAAGGACCTATTAAACCCAAAGGTATTAGAAATGTGCTAGAGGCTTTTCCAGAAATCGCAAAAGATGAAATAATTTATGTGGGCGATGCTCCAAGTGATATTACTGCTTGTAAAGAAGTAGGAATACCTATAGTAGCAGCTGCTTGGGCAGAAACTGTTGAACCAGATAAATTAATTCCTTTAAAACCAGACTACATCTATTACAAGGTAAGTGATTTTGTAGAATGGTTAAAGGCTAATATTTAA